Proteins from one Pontibacter korlensis genomic window:
- a CDS encoding IS110 family transposase has translation MKNLLCQNLGVDVSKDALEVVLSTLDMERRVKVKASRKFTNTPTGFKQLQRWLEGKRAADVELRLLMEATGVYYEQLAWFLYHEGYQVSVVLPTKAKRYLQALGNKSKNDRIDARGLAQMGLEQLLELWQPLSKNIYRLRLLTRQLEDFSNQRTVCLNQLHALHHGALVVKQVERNLQKLVGTLDKSLQELEEAIGELLYQDPLLAERVEKMRSVKGVGLKTVAVLLAETNGFATFERQGQLVSYAGYDVVEHQSGQRSGRSRISKKGNAHIRRAMHLPAFTVVRYKEPVFTALYERLVKRGKTKMQAYVAVQRKLLILLWTLWRKNEAYDPRYGQQPAEPKNNIQIQEAGASLSGVSAADKDAITQETQPETAEKEIAPAQARATQDELPVPVGPGALFQVE, from the coding sequence ATGAAGAATTTACTCTGTCAGAACCTGGGCGTCGATGTGAGCAAAGACGCCCTGGAGGTGGTCCTCTCCACCCTGGACATGGAGCGGCGGGTGAAGGTGAAAGCCTCCCGAAAATTCACCAACACCCCCACAGGCTTCAAGCAGCTGCAGCGCTGGCTGGAGGGCAAGCGCGCAGCGGACGTGGAGCTGCGCCTGCTCATGGAGGCCACGGGCGTGTACTACGAGCAGCTGGCCTGGTTCCTCTACCACGAGGGCTACCAGGTCTCGGTGGTGCTGCCCACCAAGGCCAAGCGCTACCTGCAGGCCCTGGGAAACAAGAGCAAGAACGACAGGATCGATGCCAGGGGCCTGGCGCAGATGGGCCTGGAGCAGCTCCTGGAGCTCTGGCAGCCCTTGTCGAAAAACATCTACCGGCTGCGCCTGCTGACCCGCCAGCTGGAGGACTTCTCCAACCAGCGCACCGTGTGCCTGAACCAGCTCCATGCCCTGCATCACGGTGCGCTGGTGGTCAAGCAGGTAGAGCGAAACCTCCAGAAGCTGGTCGGCACCCTGGACAAGAGCCTCCAGGAGCTGGAGGAGGCTATTGGGGAGCTGCTCTACCAGGATCCGCTGCTGGCTGAGCGGGTGGAGAAGATGCGCTCGGTCAAGGGGGTGGGGCTCAAGACGGTGGCCGTGCTCCTGGCCGAGACCAACGGCTTTGCCACCTTCGAGCGGCAGGGCCAGCTGGTCAGCTACGCCGGCTATGACGTGGTGGAGCACCAGTCGGGCCAGCGCTCGGGCAGAAGCAGAATATCAAAGAAAGGCAACGCCCACATCCGGCGGGCCATGCACCTGCCGGCCTTTACAGTAGTACGTTATAAAGAGCCTGTCTTTACTGCCCTCTACGAGCGGCTCGTGAAAAGGGGCAAGACCAAGATGCAGGCGTATGTGGCCGTGCAGCGCAAGCTGCTGATCCTGCTCTGGACGCTGTGGCGCAAGAATGAAGCCTATGATCCACGTTATGGGCAGCAGCCAGCGGAACCCAAAAATAACATCCAAATCCAGGAGGCCGGAGCCTCTCTTTCAGGTGTCAGCGCAGCTGACAAAGACGCAATAACGCAGGAAACGCAGCCAGAAACAGCAGAAAAAGAAATAGCCCCAGCTCAGGCCAGGGCTACGCAAGATGAACTTCCAGTACCAGTCGGCCCGGGAGCTCTCTTTCAGGTAGAGTGA
- a CDS encoding MBL fold metallo-hydrolase — translation MQLSITSLNSGSNGNCYYIANEREAVLVDAGISCRETEKRMKRLGLSMSKVKAIFVSHEHSDHIRGIPVLARKYKLPVYITSGTLHNARLDFTGVQVLHFQAHEPIQVGKLSVIAFPKLHDARDPHSFVVTGNNVKIGVFTDIGYPCDQLIEHFQQCHAVFLEANYDEGMLEKGHYPYYLKNRIRGGKGHLSNRQALSLFTGYKPSFMSHVLLSHLSKDNNCPNLVKELFTLHADGTEVVVASRFEETPVFTISSSPSKVVASIGKQTSLFDTVME, via the coding sequence ATGCAACTGTCCATCACGTCATTAAATTCAGGAAGCAATGGTAACTGCTATTATATAGCTAACGAGCGCGAGGCGGTGCTTGTGGATGCTGGTATTTCCTGCCGCGAAACTGAAAAGCGGATGAAGCGTTTAGGGCTTTCCATGAGCAAGGTGAAGGCAATCTTTGTTTCGCATGAGCACTCTGACCACATCCGTGGTATTCCGGTATTGGCCCGAAAGTATAAGCTACCTGTGTACATCACTTCGGGTACGCTTCATAATGCACGTTTGGATTTTACAGGGGTGCAGGTGCTGCACTTTCAGGCACATGAGCCTATACAGGTAGGGAAGTTGAGTGTAATTGCCTTCCCGAAGCTACACGATGCCCGTGATCCGCATAGCTTTGTTGTAACAGGCAATAATGTAAAAATTGGCGTGTTTACAGACATAGGCTATCCCTGCGACCAGTTGATAGAGCATTTTCAGCAATGCCATGCCGTCTTTCTGGAGGCAAACTACGATGAGGGCATGCTGGAGAAAGGACATTATCCATATTACCTGAAGAACCGCATCCGGGGAGGTAAAGGACACTTATCAAACAGGCAGGCGCTGTCGCTCTTTACAGGGTATAAACCATCCTTTATGAGTCATGTGCTTCTTTCACACCTTTCTAAAGACAATAACTGCCCCAACCTGGTGAAGGAGCTCTTTACCCTTCATGCTGATGGTACAGAAGTAGTAGTTGCCTCTCGCTTCGAAGAGACGCCGGTTTTTACGATTAGTAGCAGTCCATCTAAGGTAGTTGCAAGTATAGGCAAGCAAACCAGCTTGTTTGATACAGTTATGGAGTAG
- a CDS encoding SIMPL domain-containing protein: MRKTNLVLFIMFIMAAFSVQAQQGQALPPLVSVSGIGEVRVQPNEVVVNLGVETRAKTLNEARKETDSKAAAIISYLKKQGVDAKHIQTSYVTLNPIYNSGEYGRTAPDFYVAQKNMTVIVKKLDKFDELLSGLYQVGANHVNGIQFQVSDVEKYKAEARKKAVANAKEKANSLTSELGAKIGRVYAINESSGNGGGPRPMYKVAMMESAAYDAAGGPTISGGELVISSTVDVSFIIE; the protein is encoded by the coding sequence ATGAGGAAGACGAATCTGGTGCTGTTTATCATGTTTATCATGGCCGCCTTCAGTGTGCAGGCACAGCAAGGACAGGCCCTACCACCCTTGGTAAGTGTAAGCGGCATCGGTGAGGTGCGTGTGCAGCCTAATGAGGTGGTAGTGAATTTAGGAGTTGAAACCCGCGCGAAAACACTGAACGAAGCTCGAAAAGAAACGGACAGCAAAGCTGCTGCCATTATCAGTTATCTTAAGAAGCAAGGGGTGGATGCCAAACATATCCAAACTTCTTACGTCACCCTTAACCCGATTTATAACAGCGGAGAGTACGGCCGTACTGCACCTGACTTTTATGTTGCCCAGAAAAACATGACAGTTATCGTTAAGAAGCTGGACAAATTTGATGAGCTGCTATCAGGGCTATACCAGGTAGGAGCAAACCATGTTAACGGTATACAGTTCCAGGTGTCGGATGTAGAAAAGTATAAAGCAGAGGCCCGGAAAAAGGCAGTGGCAAACGCAAAGGAGAAGGCTAACTCACTCACTTCAGAATTAGGTGCTAAAATAGGCCGTGTATATGCTATCAATGAGAGTTCTGGCAATGGGGGAGGACCTAGACCTATGTATAAAGTAGCTATGATGGAGTCAGCTGCTTACGATGCTGCCGGTGGACCAACTATTTCAGGAGGCGAGCTGGTTATTTCCTCTACTGTAGATGTAAGTTTTATTATAGAGTAG